A window of Tachypleus tridentatus isolate NWPU-2018 chromosome 7, ASM421037v1, whole genome shotgun sequence genomic DNA:
TAAAACATAAAGAACTGTTTCACCTGACATGCGTAACAAGTAGTAGAAATATGGTCGGCGATGAAGAAATTAATCTGTGATGTTCCGGAGGTTCAGAACAGGTTAAATGCCTGGATCATTAGTGTGTGATGTTTCGGATATCAGAGTCCGGATTATTTGAGAAATCTGATGGGTCCATATTGGAATATTAACACAGAGTGGAAccagtattgtttattttacatagcTCCTATCAACTGGTCAAACAAACGACTTCAAGTAATTTTGGGAAAATCTCTGTTTTTCAAGTGTATTTCAGATAAGGTTTAGTGGGTTGTGACAAAATACACAAAAGTACAACCGACAAAAGTTTATCCGAGATTGACTAAATTATTCTAGACGTTACAACAAAGACTCGCGCAATCTCAACTATCTAACTCACATCCACCATCCAGAGAAATTTATCACACCCACCACATTTCCTAACCGACACTTGTCATGCAGAAGATACGAATAGAAGGCAGACATGCCAGACGATATATGTACTATTATCTTACATCAACCTAGAATTCCGCCATCTTGATCTATAAGATAGATTTACTCCGTTTTGAAACAAGGGTTTCCTGCGAACAAAGTGACATGAATCTTTTCCCTACATACAAACCACAACTAGTGCATTAGATACAAATCTAATATTTACCTCTAGAGCACTAGCGTTACCATAGCGACAGTAATGGTTGGTTTAAGACATATTTCTGACAGGAATTTCCTGAACTTTTATGAAGCCTAAACATTTACAGAGAAACAAAGTAAAGTCatagaatagttttaaaaaacacgATTTTAGTTTtaccagaaaataaaacatttcgtacctgttttatatttaaataaatacgttATGCTGATAGTATTATATGTTCGTAAAGTTAAGGTAGGTGAGATTATGTCGTCAGACTACATTAATGGGTCACAGCCTTGGTTAAAGACTTACACTGAGGAAaaccatttacaaaacttttcacGAGAAATGTTAACAGTGACTGATCGTAGCTTAGTGTGTTTACATGTGTTTAATCTTGAGGGTTTTCAATCgtttctgttttattgtgaaaGTTTCGCTTGAAGTGAATTTTACACTCGGCAAATACAGGCAGTACGACTTCCAGCTGGTTTCATCTATCGATGAAATAACGTACTTCTCAAAATCAGGGTGTCAACAGGCCCCGTATCGTTTAATACAACGTTTCTCAAAGTGTAGTACCTGACAGGAACAAAAATAAACGGGTACACTCTCTACAAAATTTTTCCCTCGGTCCGAAATCGTCTTATTGACGTGGAACCACATCTTTGTCTAATCTCGTCGACATCTAGCCAGATATCCCTGTCCTACTGTCTGATCACAAGCCAGATACCCCTGTCCTACTGTCTGATCACAAGCCAGATACCCCTGTCCTACTGTTTGATCACAAGCCAGATACCCCAGTCCTACTGTCTGATCACAACCCAGATACCCACGTCCTACTGTCTGATCACACGCCAGATACCCTGTCCTACTGTCTGATCACAGGCCAGATACCCACGTCCTTCTGTCTGATCACAAGCCAGATACCCACGTCCTACTGTCTGATCACAAGCCAGATACCCTGTCCTACTGTCTGATCACAGGCCAGATACCCACGTCCTTCTGTCTGATCACAACCCAGATACCCACGTCCTACTGTCTGATCACAAGTCAGATACCCCTGTCCTACTGTCTGATCACAAGCCTGATATTCCTCTCCTACTATCTGATCACATTAAACAGTCATCAACTTGTTTATttccagatatatatataaatttgaatgcaatttttattactttataataacataagtatacaatattaataaagtcCATAAGCTTCTGTGCATATTGTATTtctattattgtaaattatattgtgAGTATCCTGTTTTATCGGACACCAGTTGGACATCGTTGTCTATCCCCCTCCCCGTCTCAAAAGTGGCACACTGATGCATAAAGGTTGGGAAACTGGTTTAATATGCAACTTTCTATTGTTGTCCTTCGGCCCTAACTCCTAGCATAAGGTTAAGAAAACCTAGACACAAGAAAAGGGCTGAGATCAAATTTTGTGATGAAACCACAATATCTCATATTGTGtctaaaaaaaacatgaaaacttgACATTTTGTATTCTCGACAGTTATCTGACACGTGATTTTTTACTTGTTTGCAATTGAGGCTTAACGTAACTTCCATcgttaattttgtttacttttcccCGATTACAACAATTTCAGAGCACAAAACAAGTTATCTATTGAAAAAGTAATCATTTATAGACAATACAATCATGACTGACGTCACAAAGTGGACGAgctttgatgttaacaaattatctttaaatatgCTTTTCTGTGGCAACGTTTTAAGGAATTGTTTCGTGACAAGGACAAGAAACacaaatatcatattaataacaagatatattaatttataaacgtTACAAATCAGAAACGTCTGtctgaaaagtaaaattatataaagtgaTAATTCAGCCTATTTGTAAGATTTATCTCTTATATCGAACACACGTGTTTTTAGATAAACTATGATTTAGTAGCCGTGATAAGATAATCTAGTAATAATTAACACTCGAAATACAACTAGTTTGAACTGAGGCTCACTCTTCAGTTGCTAGGAGACTGGGCCAAGGTCAGCTAAaggaatcctttttttttttttttagtgttattaaatGAAGGGTGTTCACCTATAATACTACCTTATTAACACGTGTAACCTATAATCAAAGACAGTTAATTTAGCCTTTCTAGTTAACGGCGCACGTTCTTTGTACTTTCTCAAAGACATACTCAGAATTATTCGAGGTTTCTGGTAGGCATATatgtacttattattttctagtatACACGTaagtaatatatgtgtgtgttaattATCAACAGCAAGTGTGCAGAGAGAGAATTACACATGCATAAGTTTTAGGACACGTAGTGTGTGACGTTCGTTCATCCAAAACATATGggttagtgtaatagtttgtttgttttttggaattttgcacaaagctactcgagggctatctgtgctagccgtccctaatttagcagtgtaagacaagagggaaggcagctagtcatcaccgccaactcttgggctactcttttaccaacgaatagtgggattgaccgtaacattataacgcccccatggctgaaagggcgagcatgtttggcgcaatggggatgcgaacccgcgaccctcagattacgagtcgcacgcttaaATACGCTTGGCCAAGCTGGGCCTAGTGTAATAGATAAGATAATAAACCACAACAGAACTAATACTTCTAATCGTGATATTAGAGGTTTGAATGTAATAACACATTAGAAACAATGTAATTCGTATTCGTTATTTTTACCGTATATATATACGGTGACAATAGTGTTTGATTAAATTCCCAGgacttttattttcagaaactgaaaacaaaacgtTCACCGTTCTTATGGAATACTCATTAACagatctacagggtggcccgtaagtccctacccattcatgtgttattatgttatattcaattacgcatgtattataaatttgtttctttttttcagagaaatatggccgatgtaagcccatttacacttgaagagcgtattgtgacaagtacaaCATATGATAACTCTCTTTGGGGATATATAAaggacattgtgtctaaacaacgttataatacaaatgatgagttgaaggcagctgttaccgcggcatttggaacaataacccctgctattgagggaaaatgtctcacagaacatggcgtcgcataatattatgcagcgagaatgagggataGCACACAGATACCCTGGATACatgagatatatggatgggtagaaacttacgggctaccctgtaTATATAAACAGATCTAATTAAAACACTACAGCGTTTTTCTGTCGAAGACCTTTATTCTGATATCTTTAAAATACAGAGTAAATATCAACTACAATAATTCTATCCAACATTTTGAAAcgaaacaaaatttcaaactttaatgCGGAATGaaacaagttacaaaaaaaaaaacgataaaatCGCGTGCGTAACCCAACCTTGTCAAAAGGTGTTAAATCAAAGCTCTTAAGATTCATTTAATAACAGAACAGCACTTCATTACCACAGCAACATGTTTCATAGTCACTTTTCTCATCACTGTTCCCTTGTGAATATTCTACTACACCAGTTGAACCCTCTCTTTAACGGTACGTTAACGAAATACCAGCAAGTAAGTCAAGCCTATCCATCAGCCAGCTGATGAAAGACATTTTTACACCGATACTTTAAACTAAGTGCTTTCGTTGCTTGTTGTTTTAAACCTCTATCTTATACCGAATGCTTTCTTGGAATCCAAACGTCGTCTTCGCTGGTGCAAGAACTCTGTGACGATGTCGACATGCGTGACGAGTGGGTAGACGACCGGTAATTCATCCAATCAAATTCCTGGTTGAGATGAGCTGGTGACCTCTGGTGGAAAGGACCGTCAACAACACATTCCTGGACAGTACCCGAAAGTACACCGACGTCAGAAAAAGCCTCGTGGATCTCGAAGAACTTCTGGTGTGATCTACGCATGCGTAAACTACCATATACTGGAAGCGAGATTCGTCTTGAGGAGGTGACGTCACCAGTCTTCCGACCGCTTGAAAGAGATGTCAGTGTGGATGAAGCGCTTATTACTGGAGAATAAACGTCGTTATGTAAATTTAGACCTTCCACAGTTAGTTCCAAGTCGCTGTTGTTAAGTACACGTGACGTCTTTCGACAAGTAATGGGCAAAATAGGCTTTCTCCTTCTTGAAAACTTTTCCGACGTTGATGTCATAATGGGACAGCTCTTCCTAAAATTCTGATTTCTTATGAAGCCTGGACTTTCATCCAACTGCTTGCTAAGTTTGCCTTCTTCTATCTTGTACCTCAGCCGCTCCACCCCTGGCAGTCGGGGACTTCTCATCTCCGCCACGATTCTGTCTGAACAATATATcctgaaattaaaaagaaattacctAAACACGTGAACAGAAATGAATTACATCGTTCTTGGAAATAAGAACAAAACTTTTGTTGTTAACtataaaagtttacattttttcaACGAGAACTTGGTTTTTTTTCAACACCAAAACCTTTCATCCTTAAGATGAAAAATGATAGTTTGTAACTGAAAACCAACTTTTGAGATTTCGACAGgtttaaaatgtcatattttattaaagatagtCCATATTTTGGAGTTTTACAGGTTTAGAATGTCACATCTTATTAAAGGTAGTCCACTTGTTGGAGTTCAAAGGGTTTAGAATGTCTTATATTATTAAAGATAGTTCACCTGTTGGAGTTCAAAGGGTTTAATAATATAGGACATTCTAAACCTTTTGAACTCCAACAGGTGGACTACCTTTAATAAGATAGGACATTCTAAACattctaatttcatagtgttcacattttcctattaaatgctaaaaagttttttatttttattttcccttttcttattttcatgttttgaagctctgctcaaataaatggttgagactaacaacgcaaaatgcatattttttctttatgttcattggccttaagattttggccagcagtgtatcttatTAAAGGTAGTCCATCTGTTGGAGTTCAACGGGCTTAAAATGTCATATCTTATCAAAGATAGTCCATCTGTTGGAGCTCAACGGATTTAGAGTGTCCCATCACAAGTAGTCCATTGTttcgtttattttgttgtaaatccGTCTTATTGAATTCCCTTAGAGTCTAAATTCACCTTTGTTCTTGTTCACACTTCCAGAGTTTTAAGAAAAATTCTGCCATTCAAAAACAgttattcatattaatttaaacttttatttgtttttgctcAGAGCAGAGTTACACAATGGACCAGTTGTGCTGCGTCCATTACGTATATCTAAAACTAACCTTTAGCGTTAAATGCCTTGAAATCAACTAGTTAACACCGCTGAGTTGGGAGATATAACTTAACATTGCTATCGTCAAAAATATTCCTGTTTACATTGGTTTCCAAGAGCTTTTAGTAACACTAACAATCAATACAATTCAATAAATACACTGATATTCAAGAAACTACACtacattaatgataaaaatatttataccagAGAATAATTTATCACAACGATCATGATAAGTAAATAAAGCAGTGTTACCGAATTTCCTCGACTCTGTGCATACAACGGACTAATCCGTTTTAAACATTACCAATCGATGACACGTAGACCTATCGTGTCTTTCAAATGATAAGGCTATTAAACTATCGGCTTGAACTGGTCACGTAACTCACGATTAGAACTGACACATGATTCACTTCTATTTTCACTGTACAACAATGTTATCTTCGACCAGATAAGACTTTTACCACGATAGTTCCCGTTTTCTGAAAGATATTTGTTAGGCCTAACGTAATTTCAAGGACTAAcctcaatgttttttgttttttctctaattTACTTGGAAATTTCATTTcgacataaaaatataactgacTCAACGAGAAAAACATGTGGAATTACTAACCATATGAAAACTTATGCTATACAATGAAAAGTCCACGCAGAAAAAAAAAACcgacaaaaatataattatttctatcacGCAGTCCTGGGCCTAATGTTTTCCTTAATAATTTCAACACTTCCATTTTACCAATACTTTAGTATAcaatttttgtttacattgttcaGCAGTTCAATCGAA
This region includes:
- the LOC143257287 gene encoding uncharacterized protein LOC143257287 isoform X1, whose amino-acid sequence is MILCKQKGGWIYCSDRIVAEMRSPRLPGVERLRYKIEEGKLSKQLDESPGFIRNQNFRKSCPIMTSTSEKFSRRRKPILPITCRKTSRVLNNSDLELTVEGLNLHNDVYSPVISASSTLTSLSSGRKTGDVTSSRRISLPVYGSLRMRRSHQKFFEIHEAFSDVGVLSGTVQECVVDGPFHQRSPAHLNQEFDWMNYRSSTHSSRMSTSSQSSCTSEDDVWIPRKHSV
- the LOC143257287 gene encoding uncharacterized protein LOC143257287 isoform X3, with the protein product MRSPRLPGVERLRYKIEEGKLSKQLDESPGFIRNQNFRKSCPIMTSTSEKFSRRRKPILPITCRKTSRVLNNSDLELTVEGLNLHNDVYSPVISASSTLTSLSSGRKTGDVTSSRRISLPVYGSLRMRRSHQKFFEIHEAFSDVGVLSGTVQECVVDGPFHQRSPAHLNQEFDWMNYRSSTHSSRMSTSSQSSCTSEDDVWIPRKHSV
- the LOC143257287 gene encoding uncharacterized protein LOC143257287 isoform X2; this encodes MHRVEEIRIYCSDRIVAEMRSPRLPGVERLRYKIEEGKLSKQLDESPGFIRNQNFRKSCPIMTSTSEKFSRRRKPILPITCRKTSRVLNNSDLELTVEGLNLHNDVYSPVISASSTLTSLSSGRKTGDVTSSRRISLPVYGSLRMRRSHQKFFEIHEAFSDVGVLSGTVQECVVDGPFHQRSPAHLNQEFDWMNYRSSTHSSRMSTSSQSSCTSEDDVWIPRKHSV